From a single Apium graveolens cultivar Ventura chromosome 2, ASM990537v1, whole genome shotgun sequence genomic region:
- the LOC141692614 gene encoding uncharacterized protein LOC141692614 — MLSIEVGSPSRRAKNIDETANKEGLGTNIELIDEVWDQAVARMEKYKEKIKKHFIKKSRVKNFQVGDLVLRGTEASDPTNTEKLMPKWEGPYKVKEVLRPGTYKLINMDDSEVPNTWHGLRIRKFYQ, encoded by the coding sequence ATGTTGTCGATCGAAGTGGGATCCCCTTCTCGCAGAGCAAAAAACATCGATGAAACAGCTAACAAAGAAGGACTCGGAACaaatattgagctaattgatgaagtcTGGGACCAAGCTGTAGCAAGGATGGAGAAATACAAGGAAAAAATAAAAAAGCACTTCATCAAAAAGTCCAGGGTAaaaaactttcaagttggagacctggtaCTTCGAGGCACAGAAGCCTCAGATCCTACCAACACTGAAAAgctaatgcccaaatgggaagggccatacaaggtgaAAGAAGTCCTAAGACCGGGAACTTATAAGCTAATAAATATGGATGACTCCGAAGTTCCCAATACCTGGCATGGACTCAGGATAAGAAAATTTTACCAGTAG